From Actinomycetes bacterium, one genomic window encodes:
- the rplL gene encoding 50S ribosomal protein L7/L12, protein LKDFEEKFGVTAAAPVAVAAAAPAAGGGAGGGEEAEEQDEFDVILTAAGDKKIQVIKEVRALTNLGLKDAKDLVDGAPKPVLEKVSKEDAEKAKAQLEEAGGSVELK, encoded by the coding sequence GCTGAAGGACTTCGAGGAGAAGTTCGGCGTGACCGCCGCGGCCCCCGTGGCCGTGGCCGCCGCCGCCCCGGCCGCCGGTGGCGGTGCGGGCGGTGGTGAGGAGGCCGAGGAGCAGGACGAGTTCGACGTCATCCTGACCGCGGCCGGCGACAAGAAGATCCAGGTCATCAAGGAGGTGCGGGCCCTGACCAACCTCGGTCTGAAGGACGCCAAGGACCTGGTCGACGGCGCCCCCAAGCCCGTCCTCGAGAAGGTGTCGAAGGAAGACGCCGAGAAGGCCAAGGCCCAGCTCGAGGAAGCCGGCGGCAGCGTCGAGCTCAAGTAG
- a CDS encoding tyrosine-protein phosphatase, translated as MSDPTVDRLVRLEGARNFRDLGGYRGTDGRTVRYGCVFRSGELATLTDADRTVVAGLGITTICDLRGPGEVELMPDGTIVGAEPVGVPMGEGDADHGNMIERVARGEIAGVTEQDMAAIYVSLLDRFAPEIGSVLTLAADPARHALLFHCAAGKDRTGLVAALLLAALGVSRDDILDDYELTNRYRSAWRIAQLRPELAARGIDIEVMTAYFSAPRSAMAHALDRLDAGHGSLEGFLTGPAGVAPRDLEALREHLLEP; from the coding sequence GTGTCGGACCCCACCGTCGATCGCCTCGTCCGCCTTGAGGGCGCCCGCAACTTCCGGGACCTGGGCGGCTACCGGGGAACCGACGGCCGCACGGTCCGGTACGGCTGCGTCTTCCGCTCCGGCGAGCTGGCCACGCTGACCGACGCGGACCGCACCGTGGTGGCGGGGCTGGGCATCACCACCATCTGCGACCTGCGGGGACCGGGTGAGGTGGAGCTGATGCCCGACGGCACCATCGTCGGGGCCGAGCCGGTCGGGGTGCCGATGGGGGAGGGCGACGCCGACCACGGCAACATGATCGAGCGGGTCGCCCGCGGCGAGATCGCCGGCGTGACCGAGCAGGACATGGCCGCCATCTACGTCTCGTTGCTCGACCGCTTCGCGCCCGAGATCGGGTCCGTCCTCACCCTGGCCGCCGACCCGGCCCGCCACGCCCTGCTGTTCCACTGCGCGGCGGGCAAGGACCGCACCGGCCTGGTCGCCGCCCTGCTGCTGGCCGCCCTCGGCGTGAGCCGGGACGACATCCTCGACGACTACGAGCTGACCAACCGCTACCGCTCGGCTTGGCGGATCGCCCAGCTGCGCCCGGAGCTCGCGGCCCGCGGCATCGACATCGAGGTCATGACGGCCTACTTCTCGGCGCCCCGGTCCGCGATGGCCCACGCCCTGGACCGCCTCGATGCCGGCCACGGCTCGCTCGAGGGCTTCCTGACCGGGCCGGCCGGGGTCGCCCCCCGCGACCTGGAGGCCCTCCGGGAGCACCTGCTCGAGCCCTGA
- a CDS encoding DNA-directed RNA polymerase subunit beta — protein sequence MSARPAIRERYSFANLDEALALPDLIAIQRSSFEWFLHEGLTETFRDISPIKDFTETLQLELEFDPDDEDLRPPPKFSVEECKEKDMTFSAPIFVRARFMNATTGEIKEQTVFMGDFPMMTDKGTFVINGTERVVVSQLVRSPGVIFQPGERFRLRNLTKHQLVTGTIHPYRGEWIEFDVEQKPGKDVTAGARVARKRRLSLFVLLRALGYDEENHPGFLENFVRHFDFLEGQWEKDRELAPTQDEALVEIYKRARPGEPPSVESAKSYFRSAFFESRRYDLSRVGRYKLNRKLGPELDKIEQLFKIKLERPELDQPVLSPAEVLAATTYLLHLVNAEPGYRLDDQDHFANRRIRSVGELIQNQVRIGLSRMERVVRERMTTQDVEAITPQTLINIRPVVAAIKEFFGTSQLSQFMDQVNPLSGLTHRRRLSALGPGGLSRERAGFEVRDVHFSHYGRMCPIETPEGPNIGLIGALATFARVNEFGFIESPYRKVVKGKVTDEIVYLAADEEEEYVVAQANAPLKPDGSFADDRVLVRRSPQAATLGELKLQLERDVFFGATTEISAVAPEEVQLMDVSPKQIVSVATSLIPFLEHDDANRALMGANMQKQAVPLVKAEAPYVGTGIEARAARDAADMIIAEEDGQVTALDGTSITLDYKTKGRKVYRLLKFERSNQDTCINQKPRVREGDKVRKGDILADGPSTENGELALGKNLVVAYMTWEGYNFEDAIILSERVVKDDVLTSIHIHEHEIDARDTKLGPEEITRDIPNLSEEILADLDERGIIRIGAEVGPGDVLVGKVTPKGETELTPEERLLRAIFGEKAREVRDTSLKVPHGEEGKVIDVKVFSRDESHELPPGVNQLVRVYVAQKRKISVGDKLAGRHGNKGVISKILPIEDMPFLADGTPVDIILNPLGVPSRMNVGQILEAHLGYAARWGWDVDGQRVGDDPVRGVEHKTRTNTPPATLITTPVFDGAHWDEEEEAGKHPTIQRIFENLTPEATDARYGDAGRLIQANGKTTLYNGRTGEPYDNPITVGIVYILKLAHLVDDKIHARSTGPYSMITQQPLGGKAQFGGQRFGEMEVWALEAYGAAYCLQELLTIKSDDVLGRVKVYEAIVKGENIPEPGIPESFKVLIKEMQALCLNVEVLSTTGEEIEMRELDEDIFRTAEELGIDLSRPERGSDEEDARRQAERG from the coding sequence TTGTCTGCACGCCCTGCCATCCGGGAGCGCTACTCCTTCGCCAACCTCGACGAGGCGCTTGCGCTACCCGACCTGATCGCGATCCAGCGGTCGTCGTTCGAGTGGTTCCTGCACGAAGGTCTGACCGAGACCTTCCGCGACATCAGCCCGATCAAGGACTTCACCGAGACCCTGCAGCTCGAGCTGGAGTTCGACCCCGACGACGAGGACCTGCGGCCGCCGCCGAAGTTCTCGGTCGAGGAGTGCAAGGAGAAGGACATGACCTTCTCCGCGCCGATCTTCGTGCGGGCCCGCTTCATGAACGCCACCACCGGCGAGATCAAGGAGCAGACCGTCTTCATGGGCGACTTCCCCATGATGACGGACAAGGGCACCTTCGTGATCAACGGCACCGAGCGCGTCGTGGTCAGCCAGCTCGTGCGGTCGCCGGGCGTCATCTTCCAGCCGGGTGAGCGGTTCCGCCTGCGGAACCTGACCAAGCACCAGCTGGTCACCGGCACCATCCACCCCTACCGCGGCGAGTGGATCGAGTTCGACGTCGAGCAGAAGCCCGGCAAGGACGTCACCGCCGGCGCCCGCGTCGCCCGCAAGCGCCGCCTCAGCCTCTTCGTGCTGCTGCGCGCGCTCGGCTACGACGAGGAGAACCATCCCGGCTTCCTCGAGAACTTCGTGCGCCACTTCGACTTCCTCGAGGGGCAGTGGGAGAAGGACCGCGAGCTGGCGCCCACCCAGGACGAGGCGCTCGTCGAGATCTACAAGCGGGCCCGCCCGGGCGAGCCGCCGTCGGTCGAGTCGGCCAAGAGCTACTTCCGCTCCGCCTTCTTCGAGAGCCGCCGCTACGACCTGAGCCGCGTCGGTCGCTACAAGCTCAACCGCAAGCTCGGTCCCGAGCTGGACAAGATCGAGCAGCTGTTCAAGATCAAGCTCGAGCGCCCGGAGCTCGACCAGCCGGTCCTCAGCCCGGCCGAGGTCCTGGCCGCCACCACCTACCTGCTCCACCTGGTCAACGCCGAGCCGGGCTACCGCCTCGACGACCAGGACCACTTCGCCAACCGCCGCATCCGCTCGGTGGGCGAGCTGATCCAGAACCAGGTGCGGATCGGCCTCTCCCGCATGGAGCGGGTCGTCCGCGAGCGCATGACCACCCAGGACGTCGAGGCCATCACGCCCCAGACGCTCATCAACATCCGGCCGGTGGTCGCCGCCATCAAGGAGTTCTTCGGCACGAGCCAGCTGTCGCAGTTCATGGACCAGGTCAACCCGCTGTCGGGTCTGACCCACCGGCGCCGCCTGTCCGCGCTCGGCCCGGGTGGCCTGTCGCGTGAGCGGGCCGGCTTCGAGGTTCGCGACGTGCACTTCAGCCATTACGGCCGCATGTGCCCGATCGAGACGCCGGAAGGTCCGAACATCGGCCTCATCGGCGCGCTGGCCACCTTCGCCCGCGTGAACGAGTTCGGCTTCATCGAGTCGCCCTACCGCAAGGTGGTCAAGGGCAAGGTCACCGACGAGATCGTGTACCTCGCCGCCGACGAGGAGGAGGAGTACGTCGTCGCCCAGGCGAACGCGCCCCTCAAGCCGGACGGCAGCTTCGCCGACGACCGCGTGCTGGTGCGGCGCTCGCCGCAGGCCGCGACGCTGGGCGAGCTCAAGCTGCAGCTCGAGCGCGACGTCTTCTTCGGCGCCACCACCGAGATCTCCGCGGTGGCCCCTGAAGAGGTCCAGCTCATGGACGTCTCGCCGAAGCAGATCGTCTCGGTGGCGACGTCGCTGATCCCGTTCCTCGAGCACGACGACGCCAACCGCGCGCTCATGGGCGCCAACATGCAGAAGCAGGCGGTGCCGCTGGTCAAGGCCGAGGCGCCCTACGTCGGCACCGGCATCGAGGCCCGGGCCGCCCGCGACGCGGCCGACATGATCATCGCCGAGGAGGACGGGCAGGTCACCGCCCTCGACGGCACCTCGATCACCCTCGACTACAAGACCAAGGGCCGCAAGGTCTACCGCCTGCTCAAGTTCGAGCGCTCGAACCAGGACACCTGCATCAACCAGAAGCCGCGGGTGCGCGAGGGCGACAAGGTCCGCAAGGGCGACATCCTCGCCGACGGTCCGTCGACCGAGAACGGGGAGCTGGCCCTCGGCAAGAACCTGGTCGTCGCCTACATGACCTGGGAGGGCTACAACTTCGAGGACGCGATCATCCTCTCCGAGCGCGTGGTCAAGGACGACGTGTTGACCTCGATCCACATCCACGAGCACGAGATCGACGCCCGTGACACCAAGCTCGGTCCCGAGGAGATCACGCGGGACATCCCGAACCTCTCCGAGGAGATCCTCGCCGACCTCGACGAGCGCGGCATCATCCGCATCGGCGCCGAGGTCGGCCCCGGCGACGTGCTCGTGGGCAAGGTCACCCCCAAGGGCGAGACCGAGCTCACCCCCGAGGAGCGGCTCCTGCGGGCCATCTTCGGCGAGAAGGCGCGTGAGGTGCGCGACACGTCGCTGAAGGTGCCCCACGGCGAAGAGGGCAAGGTCATCGACGTCAAGGTGTTCAGCCGTGACGAGAGCCACGAGCTGCCCCCCGGCGTCAACCAGCTGGTCCGGGTCTACGTGGCCCAGAAGCGCAAGATCAGCGTCGGCGACAAGCTGGCCGGCCGCCACGGCAACAAGGGCGTCATCTCCAAGATCCTGCCGATCGAGGACATGCCCTTCCTGGCCGACGGCACGCCGGTCGACATCATCCTCAACCCCCTCGGCGTGCCGTCCCGCATGAACGTCGGCCAGATCCTCGAGGCGCACCTCGGCTACGCGGCCCGCTGGGGCTGGGACGTCGACGGCCAGCGGGTCGGCGACGACCCCGTTCGCGGCGTCGAGCACAAGACGCGCACCAACACCCCGCCGGCCACGCTGATCACCACCCCGGTGTTCGACGGCGCCCACTGGGACGAGGAAGAGGAAGCGGGCAAGCACCCGACCATCCAGCGGATCTTCGAGAACCTCACGCCCGAGGCGACCGATGCCCGCTACGGCGATGCGGGCCGGCTCATCCAGGCCAACGGCAAGACCACGCTGTACAACGGTCGCACCGGCGAGCCCTACGACAACCCCATCACGGTCGGCATCGTCTACATCCTGAAGCTGGCCCACCTGGTCGACGACAAGATCCACGCCCGTTCGACCGGTCCGTACTCGATGATCACGCAGCAGCCACTGGGCGGCAAGGCGCAGTTCGGTGGCCAGCGCTTCGGCGAGATGGAGGTGTGGGCGCTCGAGGCGTACGGCGCCGCGTACTGCCTCCAGGAGCTGCTCACGATCAAGTCCGACGACGTGCTCGGCCGCGTGAAGGTCTACGAGGCCATCGTGAAGGGGGAGAACATCCCCGAGCCCGGCATCCCCGAGAGCTTCAAGGTGCTCATCAAGGAGATGCAGGCCCTCTGCCTGAACGTCGAGGTGCTCTC